In Rhodoligotrophos defluvii, a genomic segment contains:
- a CDS encoding Smr/MutS family protein, producing the protein MELWLKVTESVTPLHKRARSSTSISTSDPAQEPPKHSEPRRRARDTAAATRKASVARVPATQAPKLPPLTGIDRRTSQRLLRGQIAIEARIDLHGESAETARVRLFAYLSQAYERGNRFVIVITGKGSAPLARHMLHGLDPYDTPERAGRLRRAVPEWLNEPQFRRIVSGFQPAHPKHGGGGALYVRLRKNPDRRP; encoded by the coding sequence ATGGAGCTTTGGCTGAAGGTCACGGAAAGCGTGACGCCACTGCACAAGCGTGCCCGATCGTCGACTTCCATCAGCACCAGCGATCCGGCCCAGGAGCCGCCGAAGCATTCGGAGCCGCGGCGGCGCGCCCGTGACACTGCGGCTGCGACACGCAAGGCGTCAGTGGCCCGGGTGCCGGCGACGCAAGCCCCCAAATTGCCACCGCTCACCGGTATCGACCGGCGTACCAGCCAAAGACTGCTGCGCGGCCAAATCGCCATTGAAGCGCGAATCGATCTCCACGGTGAAAGCGCCGAGACCGCACGGGTGCGGCTTTTTGCCTATCTCAGCCAAGCCTATGAGCGAGGCAACCGCTTCGTGATCGTAATCACCGGGAAGGGTTCAGCCCCGCTTGCCCGGCACATGCTGCATGGGCTCGACCCCTATGACACGCCAGAGCGGGCCGGGCGCCTGCGCCGTGCCGTGCCGGAATGGCTGAACGAGCCGCAGTTCCGCCGCATCGTTTCGGGCTTTCAGCCGGCGCATCCCAAGCATGGCGGCGGCGGTGCGCTCTATGTGCGCTTGCGCAAGAACCCCGATCGCCGCCCATGA
- the purN gene encoding phosphoribosylglycinamide formyltransferase, whose product MSKLRVGVLISGRGSNLAALIDAARAPDYPAEIVLVISNRPQAAGLDRARAAGIPVRALDHKLAESREAFDRTMDEALRAAGVEFVCMAGYLRVLSDGFVDAWHNRMINIHPALLPAYPGLDTHRRVLADGGRITGCTVHYVRKAVDTGPIIAQAAVPVVAGDDEASLAARVLAAEHVLYPFALRLVASGQVTVAGDEIRYAGMADRAGPALFSPMP is encoded by the coding sequence GTGAGCAAGCTGCGCGTGGGTGTTCTCATTTCCGGCCGGGGCAGCAACCTTGCTGCGCTGATCGACGCCGCAAGAGCCCCGGACTATCCCGCCGAGATCGTGCTGGTGATCTCGAACCGGCCACAGGCGGCAGGGCTCGACCGGGCGCGGGCAGCGGGCATTCCGGTCCGGGCGCTGGACCACAAGCTGGCGGAAAGCCGCGAGGCCTTCGATCGGACCATGGATGAGGCTTTGCGCGCGGCGGGGGTCGAGTTCGTCTGCATGGCCGGCTACCTGCGCGTCCTGTCAGACGGCTTCGTCGATGCCTGGCATAATCGGATGATCAATATTCATCCGGCGCTGCTGCCGGCCTATCCCGGCCTCGACACCCACCGGCGCGTGCTGGCGGATGGCGGCCGCATCACCGGCTGCACCGTGCACTACGTGCGCAAGGCGGTCGACACCGGCCCGATCATCGCACAGGCGGCGGTGCCCGTGGTGGCGGGGGACGACGAAGCCTCGCTGGCCGCGCGCGTGCTGGCGGCGGAGCATGTGCTCTATCCCTTTGCCCTGCGGCTGGTCGCTTCGGGCCAAGTGACGGTCGCTGGGGATGAGATCCGCTATGCGGGCATGGCGGATCGCGCGGGGCCGGCGCTGTTCTCGCCTATGCCCTGA
- the mltA gene encoding murein transglycosylase A, with product METIEAKTLTPVDYASMPGWAADDHAEAFAAFRLSCRELVDTGRGFAGSPKFAGRWKDWLPVCKTALAAGAALSPAQARAFFEKHFIPFTVKLPANGTSLFTGYFEPEVEGSLKPGGPYVVPLYGKPADLVAFDAATEKRIGVRYGRRVNGQARPYWTRQEIEQGALKGRGLELVWLKSWADAFFIHVQGSGRVRLADGQVMRVGFAAKSGHPYTPIGRVLVERGELARDQVSMQSILDWLARHPDQARALMWQNKSFIFFRKVEFDRPDLGPPGAQQVQLTPERSLAVDRSYYALGTPIWLDVAVPAGSQGALVPMRRLMVAQDTGTAIKGQVRGDVFWGAGPRAAQIAGLMQSPGRMTILVPHAVAARLAR from the coding sequence ATGGAGACCATTGAAGCCAAGACACTCACGCCCGTGGATTATGCCAGCATGCCGGGCTGGGCTGCCGATGACCATGCGGAGGCCTTTGCTGCCTTCAGGCTGTCATGCCGGGAACTCGTCGACACGGGCCGCGGATTTGCGGGTTCGCCCAAATTTGCGGGACGCTGGAAGGATTGGCTGCCCGTTTGCAAGACCGCTCTGGCTGCAGGGGCGGCGCTGTCTCCCGCGCAGGCGCGCGCCTTCTTCGAAAAGCATTTCATACCCTTCACGGTGAAGCTGCCGGCCAATGGCACAAGCCTGTTCACCGGCTATTTCGAGCCGGAGGTGGAAGGCTCGCTCAAGCCAGGCGGTCCCTATGTGGTGCCGCTCTATGGCAAGCCGGCCGATCTCGTTGCGTTCGATGCGGCGACGGAGAAGCGGATCGGCGTGCGCTATGGCCGTCGGGTGAACGGCCAGGCGCGGCCTTACTGGACACGACAGGAAATCGAGCAGGGCGCGCTGAAAGGCCGCGGCCTGGAGCTGGTCTGGCTGAAGAGCTGGGCAGATGCCTTCTTCATCCATGTGCAGGGATCGGGGCGGGTGCGCTTGGCCGACGGCCAGGTGATGCGGGTGGGTTTCGCCGCGAAGTCCGGGCATCCCTATACGCCGATCGGACGGGTGCTGGTCGAACGGGGGGAGCTTGCCCGTGACCAGGTGTCCATGCAGAGCATTCTGGACTGGCTGGCCCGGCATCCCGATCAGGCCCGGGCGCTCATGTGGCAGAACAAGTCCTTCATCTTCTTCCGCAAGGTCGAGTTCGACCGGCCCGACCTCGGGCCGCCGGGTGCCCAGCAGGTGCAGCTCACGCCGGAGCGCAGCCTTGCGGTCGACCGCAGCTATTACGCACTCGGCACGCCCATTTGGCTGGACGTTGCAGTGCCTGCAGGGTCGCAAGGCGCGCTCGTGCCCATGCGCCGGCTGATGGTGGCGCAGGACACGGGCACGGCGATCAAGGGCCAAGTGCGAGGCGACGTGTTCTGGGGCGCGGGGCCGCGCGCGGCCCAAATTGCCGGGCTGATGCAAAGCCCCGGGCGGATGACCATCCTCGTGCCCCATGCGGTCGCCGCGCGACTTGCGCGTTGA
- a CDS encoding Tim44/TimA family putative adaptor protein, with protein sequence MNEAFDPLNLLLLGVAVVIFLRLRSVLGRRTGNERPPVDPFARTERDRAKAPAATQDGKVVTLPQRDGRPSEPVAVMQNEEKAAVWKGYAEEGSAAAAGLDAIARADASFTPKGFLEGARAAYEMIVVAFAEGDRLTLRNLLSKDVFDGFSAALDEREREGLVNETTFVGIDQATITDARLVGRQASVTVRFASQLITTIKNRAGDVVDGDPKKIRDVVDVWTFSRDVKSRDPNWSLVATEAPSA encoded by the coding sequence ATGAATGAAGCCTTTGACCCACTCAACCTTCTGCTGCTTGGCGTCGCCGTGGTGATTTTTTTACGGCTGCGTAGCGTCTTGGGCCGCCGTACCGGCAACGAGCGCCCGCCGGTCGATCCGTTCGCCCGAACCGAACGGGACCGGGCGAAGGCCCCGGCGGCCACCCAAGATGGCAAGGTGGTCACCCTGCCTCAGCGCGATGGGCGGCCGAGCGAGCCGGTGGCGGTGATGCAGAACGAAGAGAAGGCAGCGGTCTGGAAGGGTTATGCGGAGGAAGGCTCTGCCGCAGCGGCGGGACTGGACGCTATCGCCCGGGCTGACGCGAGTTTCACACCGAAAGGCTTTCTCGAAGGAGCTCGGGCTGCTTACGAGATGATCGTGGTGGCCTTCGCCGAAGGCGACCGGCTCACGCTGCGCAACCTGCTGAGCAAGGACGTGTTCGACGGGTTCAGTGCCGCCCTCGACGAGAGAGAGCGCGAAGGGCTGGTGAACGAGACCACCTTTGTCGGCATAGATCAGGCCACCATCACCGATGCACGGCTGGTCGGCCGCCAGGCCTCGGTGACCGTAAGGTTCGCGAGCCAGCTGATCACCACGATCAAGAACCGGGCCGGGGATGTGGTGGACGGCGATCCCAAGAAGATCCGCGATGTCGTGGACGTGTGGACATTCTCGCGCGACGTGAAATCGCGGGATCCCAATTGGAGCCTGGTTGCGACCGAGGCACCCTCGGCGTGA
- a CDS encoding MmcQ/YjbR family DNA-binding protein, translated as MEVEDYNSFCASLPHSTHVVQWGGSHVWKVGGKVFAVAGWGDGPELAVTFKCSDIAYDILKEQPGLRPAPYLASRGMKWIQRRTGESMDDAALQDYIAESHRLVAAGLPKRVQKELGLL; from the coding sequence ATGGAGGTTGAGGACTACAACAGCTTCTGCGCCTCGCTTCCCCACAGCACCCACGTCGTGCAGTGGGGCGGCTCTCACGTCTGGAAGGTCGGCGGCAAGGTCTTCGCCGTCGCCGGCTGGGGCGATGGTCCGGAACTGGCCGTCACCTTCAAGTGCTCCGACATTGCCTATGACATCCTGAAGGAGCAGCCAGGCTTGCGGCCGGCACCCTACCTCGCCTCGCGCGGCATGAAATGGATCCAGCGCCGGACCGGCGAGTCCATGGATGATGCTGCGCTCCAGGACTATATCGCTGAGAGCCATCGGCTGGTGGCCGCAGGCCTGCCCAAGAGGGTGCAAAAGGAACTCGGCCTGCTGTGA
- a CDS encoding DUF2066 domain-containing protein, with the protein MLALFCALAVPGSPGAAADPFTVSNIEVDVTAKDPQQAKLKAISEAQVKAFHELIERIAPPEQAARLASLDAARIGRMMSSMSVQKEQTGPNRYIATLTISFLPDKIRELLDRRGVEFTETQAPPTTILPVWIGRDGPVLWTNDNPWLAAWRKMDLRNGVAPVVLPLGDAADAAAVTAEKALSSDPAAFDAVAVRYRTETVLTATAEQTAMNAVRVTANGLTSAGPVSFDQTYNIADGNLDGTLATAAAAVFGSIQQQWKSVAAQRYEPPVQTQKIRLAVPFTSLAEWTAIRGRLLSTPGIANIDVESLSGTGAITTMEFQQSVPQLQQHLARSGFILSPVGDTWVLQTR; encoded by the coding sequence ATGCTCGCCCTGTTCTGCGCGCTCGCGGTGCCCGGCAGCCCCGGTGCCGCCGCCGATCCCTTCACCGTATCCAATATCGAGGTGGACGTCACCGCGAAGGATCCGCAGCAGGCCAAGCTGAAGGCCATCAGCGAGGCGCAGGTCAAGGCCTTTCACGAGCTGATCGAGCGGATAGCCCCACCGGAGCAGGCGGCGCGGCTTGCCTCGCTGGACGCGGCGCGCATCGGTCGCATGATGTCCAGCATGTCGGTCCAGAAGGAGCAGACCGGACCCAACCGCTATATCGCCACGCTGACCATCAGCTTCCTTCCCGACAAGATACGCGAGCTGCTCGATCGCCGCGGGGTGGAGTTCACCGAGACCCAGGCACCGCCCACGACGATTCTTCCGGTCTGGATCGGACGGGATGGTCCGGTGCTGTGGACGAACGACAATCCCTGGCTGGCCGCCTGGCGGAAAATGGACCTGCGCAACGGGGTCGCCCCGGTCGTCCTGCCCCTTGGCGATGCGGCGGATGCAGCCGCCGTGACGGCCGAGAAGGCCCTGTCGAGCGACCCCGCCGCCTTTGATGCCGTCGCCGTGCGCTATCGGACGGAAACCGTGCTCACCGCCACCGCCGAGCAGACCGCCATGAATGCGGTGCGCGTCACTGCCAACGGCCTCACCTCGGCGGGTCCGGTGTCGTTCGACCAGACCTACAATATCGCCGACGGAAACCTGGACGGCACCCTGGCCACCGCGGCCGCGGCCGTGTTCGGCAGCATTCAGCAGCAATGGAAGTCGGTGGCCGCTCAACGCTACGAGCCGCCGGTGCAGACCCAGAAGATCCGCTTGGCGGTCCCCTTCACCTCGCTGGCGGAATGGACGGCCATCCGTGGGCGCCTGCTCTCCACGCCCGGCATTGCCAATATCGATGTCGAGTCGCTGTCCGGCACGGGCGCCATTACCACAATGGAATTCCAGCAAAGTGTCCCCCAGCTGCAGCAGCACCTTGCGAGAAGCGGCTTCATACTCTCGCCGGTTGGTGATACTTGGGTGTTGCAGACCCGCTGA
- the hslV gene encoding ATP-dependent protease subunit HslV produces MLNEREQMPQWHGTTILTVRKGNKVVIAGDGQVSFGNTVIKSNARKVRPLGKGQVIAGFAGATADAMTLFERLEGKLEQHPGQLTRACVEMAKDWRTDRYLRRLEAMMIVADPKVTLVLTGNGDVLEPEYGLMGIGSGGQFALAAARALLDSEHDPEEIARRAMKIAAEICIYTNDAVTIETLEAE; encoded by the coding sequence ATGTTGAACGAGCGCGAGCAGATGCCGCAATGGCATGGAACCACCATCCTCACGGTCCGCAAGGGGAACAAGGTCGTCATCGCCGGCGACGGGCAGGTGAGTTTCGGAAATACGGTGATAAAGTCCAATGCCCGTAAGGTCAGGCCCTTGGGCAAGGGCCAAGTCATCGCCGGCTTCGCAGGGGCCACTGCGGATGCCATGACCCTGTTCGAACGGCTGGAAGGCAAGCTCGAGCAGCACCCGGGCCAGCTGACCCGCGCCTGCGTCGAAATGGCCAAAGACTGGCGCACGGACCGCTATCTGCGCCGCCTGGAAGCCATGATGATCGTGGCCGACCCGAAGGTCACCCTCGTGCTGACCGGCAATGGCGACGTGCTGGAGCCGGAATACGGTCTTATGGGCATCGGCTCCGGCGGCCAGTTCGCGTTGGCTGCGGCGCGTGCCCTCCTGGACAGCGAGCACGACCCGGAGGAGATTGCCCGGCGGGCCATGAAGATCGCCGCGGAGATCTGCATCTATACCAACGACGCCGTCACCATTGAAACATTGGAAGCGGAGTGA
- the purM gene encoding phosphoribosylformylglycinamidine cyclo-ligase produces MTVEPPAARPNGYTYSDAGVDINAGNALVEAIKPIARATARPGADAALGGFGGVFDLKALNYRDPLLVAANDGVGTKLKVAIESGRHETIGIDLVAMCVNDLIVQGAEPIFFLDYFATGRLEVDAARAVIAGIGEGCRQAGAALIGGETAEMPGMYAAGDYDLAGFAVGVVERDRLLPRGDVAVGDVILGLASSGAHSNGYSLIRRLVSDHKLAYAAPAPFAPELSLGEALLAPTRIYVPSLLACLRHSSAIKAIAHITGGGLTENVPRVLPDGTAAAFDLNTFDMPPLFHWLADLGAIAPEEMLRTFNCGIGMVVVTSAEDAGDIAARLRAAGETVFAIGRIEAQGSGERVRYRGQLRRGA; encoded by the coding sequence ATGACCGTAGAGCCACCGGCCGCAAGGCCTAATGGATACACCTATAGCGATGCCGGCGTCGATATCAATGCGGGCAACGCTTTGGTGGAAGCCATAAAGCCGATCGCGCGGGCCACGGCACGACCCGGCGCCGATGCGGCTCTGGGCGGCTTCGGTGGTGTGTTCGACCTGAAGGCGCTCAATTACCGCGACCCGCTGCTGGTCGCCGCCAATGACGGCGTGGGCACCAAGCTCAAAGTCGCCATAGAAAGTGGCCGCCATGAGACCATCGGCATCGATCTCGTTGCCATGTGCGTGAACGATCTGATCGTCCAGGGCGCCGAGCCCATCTTCTTTCTCGACTATTTCGCGACCGGGCGGCTGGAGGTTGATGCGGCGCGGGCGGTGATCGCCGGCATCGGCGAAGGATGCCGCCAGGCGGGCGCTGCGCTGATCGGCGGTGAAACGGCGGAGATGCCAGGCATGTACGCGGCGGGCGATTACGACCTCGCGGGCTTTGCGGTGGGCGTGGTCGAGCGCGACCGGCTGTTGCCACGCGGCGACGTCGCCGTTGGCGATGTGATCCTCGGGCTCGCCTCGTCCGGTGCCCATTCCAACGGCTATTCGCTGATCCGGCGCCTCGTTTCGGACCACAAGCTCGCCTACGCTGCCCCGGCACCATTCGCGCCGGAGCTGTCGCTGGGAGAGGCGCTGCTGGCGCCGACCCGGATCTATGTGCCGAGCCTTCTGGCCTGCCTGCGCCATTCGAGCGCGATCAAGGCGATTGCCCATATCACCGGCGGCGGCCTTACCGAGAACGTGCCGCGAGTGCTGCCCGATGGCACGGCGGCCGCCTTCGATCTGAACACTTTCGACATGCCGCCGCTGTTCCACTGGCTCGCCGATCTCGGCGCGATCGCGCCAGAGGAGATGCTGCGCACCTTCAACTGCGGTATCGGCATGGTGGTGGTGACCTCGGCGGAGGATGCGGGCGATATTGCGGCCCGGCTGCGCGCGGCGGGGGAGACCGTGTTCGCGATCGGCCGGATCGAGGCGCAGGGGAGCGGAGAGCGGGTGCGGTATCGCGGGCAGCTGCGGCGTGGAGCCTGA
- a CDS encoding CDP-alcohol phosphatidyltransferase family protein, which produces MPRPDAAPWGVGLTIPNIITIGRILLVPMTVWLIITGQFLFALVAFGAAAVSDAVDGFIAKRFGLTTELGAYLDPLADKLLLVSIYVSLGVLQALPLWLVILVVSRDILIVGAVLLSWLLNKPVQMRPLWISKFNTTAQILLAGVVLGVLALGADVGRLMTVALYVVGAFTVLSGAAYMREWVRHMANGI; this is translated from the coding sequence ATGCCGCGGCCTGACGCGGCGCCATGGGGCGTGGGCTTGACCATACCGAACATCATCACCATTGGACGCATCCTGCTCGTCCCCATGACAGTGTGGCTGATCATTACGGGGCAGTTCCTGTTCGCGCTCGTCGCGTTCGGCGCAGCCGCCGTCAGTGATGCGGTGGACGGGTTCATAGCCAAGCGCTTCGGGCTCACCACCGAGCTCGGCGCCTATCTCGATCCCTTGGCCGACAAGCTGCTGCTGGTCAGCATCTACGTATCCCTTGGCGTGTTGCAGGCATTGCCGCTATGGCTGGTCATCCTCGTGGTCAGCCGCGACATCCTCATCGTCGGCGCTGTCCTGCTGTCGTGGCTGCTGAACAAGCCCGTGCAGATGCGGCCGCTGTGGATCAGCAAGTTCAACACCACCGCCCAGATCCTCCTAGCCGGGGTGGTGCTTGGCGTGCTGGCGCTTGGTGCGGATGTCGGTCGGTTGATGACGGTTGCGCTCTATGTTGTCGGGGCATTTACAGTGCTCTCTGGCGCCGCCTATATGCGGGAGTGGGTGCGCCACATGGCGAACGGGATCTGA
- a CDS encoding FxsA family protein gives MRFIILLVLLALPLLEIAVFIKVGEWLGAPLTILLVVLSAVVGLWIVRLQGFSLLTKARDSLRQNAMPVGSVVHGAFLVVAGILLAIPGFLTDLVAFALLIPPVRVMIARIILEKVRRSANVSIHVGGNGMRGGAGPFRSDHRTTGEGPVIEGELVEDLTPPEPNAPGGSSGSGGSPPGGQRPPSPWRG, from the coding sequence TTGCGCTTCATCATCCTTCTCGTCCTCCTCGCCCTTCCGCTGCTCGAGATCGCGGTATTCATCAAGGTCGGCGAATGGCTGGGGGCTCCGCTGACCATCCTGCTTGTCGTGCTGTCGGCGGTCGTCGGCCTTTGGATCGTGAGATTGCAGGGCTTTTCCCTGCTGACCAAAGCGCGGGATTCCCTCAGGCAGAACGCAATGCCGGTCGGCTCCGTCGTCCATGGCGCGTTCCTCGTCGTGGCTGGCATCCTGCTGGCCATTCCGGGCTTTCTCACCGACCTCGTCGCCTTCGCCCTTCTCATTCCTCCCGTGCGCGTCATGATTGCTCGCATTATTCTCGAAAAGGTGCGACGATCCGCCAACGTTTCGATCCACGTGGGTGGCAATGGAATGCGCGGCGGCGCAGGGCCGTTCCGTTCTGACCACCGCACCACCGGTGAGGGTCCCGTCATTGAGGGGGAACTCGTCGAGGATCTGACCCCGCCCGAGCCCAACGCGCCGGGCGGCAGCAGTGGCTCAGGCGGCAGTCCCCCGGGCGGTCAGCGGCCGCCCTCGCCGTGGCGAGGATAA
- a CDS encoding helix-turn-helix domain-containing protein: protein MTPFGQRLRELRAARGIALKEMAAGIGVSAAYLSALEHGKRGQPSWPLLQRIIAYLNVIWDDAEELIRLAHISKPRAVIDTGGLSPKATELANLLAERISTLSEEQLDSLLQQLRGSG from the coding sequence ATGACACCGTTCGGCCAGAGACTGCGCGAGCTACGCGCCGCCCGCGGGATAGCGCTTAAGGAGATGGCGGCCGGGATCGGCGTTTCGGCCGCCTATCTCTCCGCGCTCGAGCACGGCAAGCGCGGGCAGCCTAGCTGGCCGTTGCTGCAGCGGATCATCGCCTATCTCAACGTCATCTGGGATGACGCGGAGGAGCTGATCCGGCTCGCGCATATTTCCAAGCCACGGGCGGTGATCGATACGGGCGGGCTTTCCCCCAAGGCCACGGAGCTCGCCAACCTCCTGGCCGAACGGATCAGTACGCTGAGTGAGGAGCAGCTGGACAGCCTCTTGCAGCAGCTGCGCGGCAGCGGGTGA
- the hslU gene encoding ATP-dependent protease ATPase subunit HslU — protein sequence MTDFSPREIVSELDRYIVGQRDAKRAVAIALRNRWRRQQLEEGLREEVLPKNILMIGPTGVGKTEIARRLAKLANAPFIKIEATKFTEVGYVGRDVEQIIRDLMEVSIGLVRQKRRKEVEAAAQLHAEDRVLDALVGKSATESTRDAFRRKLRAGELDDKEVEIQVLDTGGMPSFEIPGMPGAQIGMVNLSDMLGKAFGQRTKPRRMTVRASYDVLIAEESDKLLDQDQITQEAIALAENHGIVFLDELDKVCARSGERIGGDVSREGVQRDLLPLLEGTTVATKYGPVKSDHVLFIASGAFHIAKPSDLLPELQGRLPIRVELNPLTRDDFRRILTEPEASLIRQYKALMATEGVTLNFSDNGVDALADLAVEINSSVENIGARRLHTVMERVLDEISFDAGDKSGATITIDADYVRERIGDLAKNADLSKFIL from the coding sequence ATGACCGACTTCTCACCGCGCGAGATCGTTTCCGAGCTCGACCGCTATATCGTGGGCCAGCGCGATGCCAAGCGCGCCGTGGCCATCGCCCTGCGCAACCGCTGGCGGCGCCAGCAGCTGGAGGAAGGACTGCGAGAGGAGGTCCTGCCCAAGAACATCCTGATGATTGGCCCGACCGGCGTCGGCAAGACCGAGATCGCCCGGCGGCTCGCCAAGCTGGCCAATGCGCCCTTCATCAAGATCGAGGCCACGAAGTTCACGGAGGTGGGCTATGTGGGTCGCGACGTGGAACAGATCATCCGCGATCTCATGGAAGTGTCGATTGGCCTGGTGCGCCAGAAGCGGCGCAAGGAGGTGGAGGCTGCCGCACAGCTCCATGCGGAAGACCGGGTCCTCGATGCGCTCGTGGGCAAGAGCGCGACCGAGTCGACCCGCGATGCGTTCCGCCGCAAGCTCCGCGCCGGCGAGCTCGACGACAAGGAGGTGGAGATCCAGGTGCTCGACACCGGCGGCATGCCCTCCTTCGAGATCCCCGGCATGCCCGGCGCACAGATCGGCATGGTCAATCTCAGCGATATGCTCGGCAAGGCCTTCGGCCAGCGCACCAAGCCGCGGCGCATGACGGTGCGGGCGAGCTATGACGTGCTGATCGCGGAGGAATCCGACAAGCTTCTCGACCAGGACCAGATCACCCAGGAGGCCATCGCCCTGGCGGAGAACCACGGCATTGTGTTCCTGGACGAGCTGGACAAGGTCTGCGCCCGCTCGGGCGAGCGGATTGGCGGCGACGTCAGCCGCGAGGGCGTGCAGCGCGATCTGCTGCCGCTTCTGGAGGGTACGACCGTCGCCACCAAGTACGGCCCGGTGAAGAGCGATCACGTGCTGTTCATCGCATCCGGCGCCTTCCACATCGCCAAACCCTCGGACCTGCTGCCCGAGCTGCAGGGCCGGCTGCCGATCCGGGTGGAGCTCAACCCGCTCACCCGCGACGACTTCCGGCGGATCCTCACCGAGCCGGAAGCGAGCCTCATCCGCCAGTACAAGGCTCTGATGGCCACCGAAGGGGTAACGCTGAACTTCTCGGATAACGGCGTCGACGCACTGGCGGACCTCGCCGTCGAGATCAACTCGAGCGTCGAGAATATCGGGGCACGCCGGCTGCATACGGTGATGGAGCGGGTGCTCGATGAGATCAGCTTCGATGCCGGCGACAAATCGGGCGCCACGATCACGATCGATGCGGATTACGTGCGCGAGCGCATCGGCGACCTGGCGAAGAACGCGGATTTATCCAAGTTCATCCTTTGA
- the secB gene encoding protein-export chaperone SecB yields MADNSNTNGNGGAGSIPGAGQPGGAAAQKPSMRVLAQYLKDLSFENPNAPQSLSGQLAQPKIDIAVHVNARTLAPTDYEVEIHLEAKATGTDTVVFQAEMLYAGIFRLEGIPQEMLHPVVLIECPRMLFPFARQILADATRNGGFPPLMLDPIDFAAMYQQRIEQEQQASATGVARA; encoded by the coding sequence ATGGCCGACAACTCAAACACGAATGGCAATGGCGGGGCAGGCAGTATCCCCGGCGCCGGCCAGCCAGGCGGCGCAGCAGCGCAGAAGCCGTCGATGCGGGTGCTCGCCCAATATCTCAAGGACCTCTCCTTCGAGAACCCCAACGCGCCGCAATCGTTGTCCGGCCAGCTCGCCCAACCCAAGATCGATATTGCTGTCCATGTGAACGCCAGGACCCTCGCGCCCACCGACTACGAGGTGGAGATCCATCTCGAGGCGAAGGCCACCGGCACTGATACAGTCGTGTTCCAGGCGGAGATGCTCTATGCCGGCATCTTCCGCCTCGAGGGCATACCGCAGGAAATGCTGCATCCGGTGGTGCTGATCGAATGCCCGCGCATGCTCTTCCCCTTCGCCCGCCAGATCTTGGCGGATGCAACGCGCAATGGCGGTTTCCCGCCGCTCATGCTCGACCCGATCGACTTCGCCGCCATGTACCAGCAGCGCATCGAGCAGGAGCAGCAGGCGAGCGCCACGGGTGTGGCCCGGGCCTGA